Proteins from a genomic interval of Triplophysa dalaica isolate WHDGS20190420 chromosome 13, ASM1584641v1, whole genome shotgun sequence:
- the dio3b gene encoding iodothyronine deiodinase 3b, with amino-acid sequence MGGAEMLQGSAGVHAARTLKNAVACLMLLPRFLVAAVMLWLLDFLCIRRKVLMKMRETSPDDPPLCVSDSNKMFTLESLRAVWYGHKLDFFKTAHVGGAAPNTEVVPLDDGDRAHRILDYARGKRPLILNFGSCSUPPFMTRLSAYHRVVRQYADVADSLLVYIEEAHPSDGWVSSDAPYQIPRHRCLEDRLRAARLLDVQGTAVAVDTMDNSSNSAYGAYFERLYILKDQRVVYQGGRGPEGYRLSELRDWLERYRSDVEGSKVVVLHV; translated from the coding sequence ATGGGGGGGGCGGAGATGCTGCAAGGCTCCGCAGGTGTCCACGCGGCGAGGACACTGAAAAACGCCGTCGCGTGCCTGATGCTGTTGCCCCGCTTCCTCGTGGCCGCTGTGATGCTCTGGCTGCTGGACTTTCTGTGCATCCGGAGGAAGGTGCTGATGAAGATGCGCGAGACGAGTCCCGACGACCCGCCGCTCTGCGTCTCCGACTCCAACAAGATGTTCACGCTCGAGTCGCTGCGCGCCGTGTGGTACGGACACAAGCTGGACTTCTTTAAGACGGCGCACGTCGGCGGCGCGGCGCCCAACACCGAAGTGGTGCCCCTGGACGACGGCGATCGGGCGCACCGGATCCTGGACTACGCCCGCGGCAAGAGACCCCTCATCCTGAACTTCGGCAGCTGCTCCTGACCGCCGTTCATGACGCGCCTGTCGGCGTACCACCGCGTCGTCCGCCAGTACGCGGACGTCGCGGACTCGCTGCTGGTGTACATCGAGGAGGCGCATCCGTCGGACGGCTGGGTGAGCTCCGACGCGCCCTACCAGATCCCCCGGCACCGCTGCCTGGAGGACAGACTGCGCGCCGCGCGCCTCCTGGACGTGCAGGGCACCGCGGTGGCCGTGGACACCATGGACAACTCGTCCAACTCGGCGTACGGCGCGTACTTCGAGCGCCTTTACATACTGAAGGACCAGCGGGTCGTGTATCAGGGCGGCAGGGGCCCGGAGGGCTACCGATTATCCGAACTCAGAGACTGGCTCGAGCGCTACCGGAGCGACGTCGAAGGTTCCAAAGTGGTCGTGCTTCACGTTTAG